One stretch of Candidatus Obscuribacterales bacterium DNA includes these proteins:
- a CDS encoding dihydrofolate reductase family protein yields the protein MKPLKYYVATSVDGFIAQADGSFGGFATEGDSIADYIDSLSQFDTVLMGRKTYDVGLKEGKTNPYPMLKSYVFSRTMATSPDPQVTLVSDQASQVVKQLKAELGSAIYLCGGATLAAQLFTEGLIDELILKINPFVMGQGIPLFATVIPQTQLTLIGSQIYANGVAWLRYEV from the coding sequence ATGAAACCTCTGAAATACTACGTCGCCACCAGCGTCGATGGCTTTATCGCCCAAGCCGATGGCTCCTTTGGGGGCTTCGCTACCGAGGGCGACTCCATTGCCGACTACATCGACTCCCTCAGCCAGTTTGACACGGTGCTCATGGGACGCAAGACCTACGATGTCGGTCTCAAGGAGGGCAAAACCAACCCTTACCCCATGCTGAAGAGCTATGTGTTCTCGCGCACGATGGCCACCAGCCCAGACCCGCAGGTAACGTTGGTTTCAGATCAGGCGAGTCAGGTCGTGAAGCAGCTCAAGGCAGAACTTGGCAGTGCCATCTACCTCTGTGGCGGGGCCACCCTAGCGGCGCAACTGTTTACCGAAGGGCTAATTGACGAACTCATTCTCAAGATCAACCCGTTCGTAATGGGGCAAGGCATTCCCCTGTTTGCAACGGTTATCCCTCAAACGCAGCTGACACTGATCGGCAGCCAGATCTATGCCAACGGTGTCGCATGGCTACGGTATGAAGTCTAG
- a CDS encoding ester cyclase produces the protein MSPQEQPMALVQAFVEAIHQQNWNRLTSVVAPNFIRHSYAGCEPSIYSRDDLVSFLKQEYTTFPDAQETIEALIASGDRVTVRPSVSGYSNRLDGDISPSDRVLTVRSISLKTT, from the coding sequence ATGTCACCGCAAGAACAACCGATGGCCCTAGTGCAGGCCTTTGTCGAGGCGATTCATCAGCAAAACTGGAACCGACTGACCTCCGTCGTTGCCCCTAACTTCATACGCCATAGCTACGCCGGATGTGAACCGAGTATTTACAGCCGTGATGATTTAGTGAGCTTTCTTAAGCAGGAGTATACTACCTTTCCCGATGCCCAGGAAACCATCGAGGCCCTGATTGCATCGGGGGATCGCGTCACCGTTCGCCCATCGGTTTCGGGGTACTCAAACCGGCTGGATGGAGACATATCCCCTTCTGACCGAGTGCTGACGGTACGGTCTATCAGCTTGAAGACAACGTGA
- a CDS encoding DUF4440 domain-containing protein, whose amino-acid sequence MFTLPQEDIDAIRQIHHRWIEFEWAGNGLAVLQFCTDDVRWLVPNAAMMVGKDAARPLLESPIQIVELVTDQIEIVGHDRLAYKTSRYTTRFTTPDSDEVLTAAGTHLWILHKQPDTQWKVALVTW is encoded by the coding sequence ATGTTTACCCTACCCCAAGAAGATATCGACGCTATCCGGCAAATTCACCATCGCTGGATTGAGTTTGAATGGGCTGGCAACGGTCTGGCGGTGCTACAGTTCTGCACCGACGATGTGCGCTGGTTGGTGCCCAACGCAGCCATGATGGTCGGCAAAGACGCCGCTCGCCCTCTGCTGGAGAGTCCCATTCAAATTGTGGAATTAGTGACAGACCAGATCGAAATTGTCGGCCACGACCGGCTAGCCTACAAAACTAGTCGCTACACGACTCGGTTTACGACCCCAGACAGCGACGAGGTCTTAACCGCCGCTGGCACCCACCTCTGGATCTTACACAAGCAGCCCGATACTCAGTGGAAAGTAGCCCTAGTCACCTGGTAA
- a CDS encoding TetR/AcrR family transcriptional regulator, whose translation MDNINFTGKPMSRSGEKTKAKILDAAHALVMGHGLAGTSIDMVLAKAEITKGAFFYHYKTKADLAQALVQRYSDRDAAHLEATLARAEKLSRDPLQQILVFLGLLQEEVEQLTDPTAGCLIASYVYQFEDLAPEIRTISAESFLLWRQRLGAKFEAAIAQHPPCRPVTAASLADALVSVFEGGFVMTRVLQDPTQMAQQLAHYRNYIELLFDLPH comes from the coding sequence ATGGACAACATCAATTTCACCGGCAAACCCATGTCTCGCAGCGGCGAAAAGACTAAAGCCAAGATTCTCGATGCCGCCCACGCCTTGGTGATGGGCCACGGGCTGGCGGGCACGTCCATTGACATGGTGCTGGCCAAGGCCGAAATCACCAAGGGGGCGTTTTTCTACCACTACAAGACCAAAGCTGACCTGGCCCAGGCGTTGGTGCAGCGCTACAGCGATCGCGATGCCGCCCACCTAGAGGCCACCCTGGCTCGCGCCGAAAAGCTCAGCCGCGACCCGCTCCAGCAAATTTTGGTGTTTCTCGGCCTGCTGCAAGAAGAGGTCGAGCAGCTCACCGACCCTACCGCTGGCTGCCTAATCGCCTCCTACGTCTACCAGTTTGAAGATCTGGCCCCCGAGATTCGCACCATTTCAGCGGAGTCATTCTTGCTGTGGCGGCAGCGGCTGGGGGCCAAGTTTGAGGCGGCGATCGCCCAGCATCCCCCATGCCGCCCTGTCACCGCAGCCTCGTTAGCCGATGCCCTAGTCTCCGTCTTTGAAGGCGGCTTCGTGATGACGCGGGTGCTACAAGATCCGACCCAGATGGCCCAGCAGTTGGCCCACTACCGCAACTACATCGAGCTACTGTTTGACCTACCCCATTAA